CCGTGGGTGTCTGCTCCCACGCGTGGGAAGTCGCCTTGGCCCCACAGCGCGCCACAGCGCGCCACAGTGGCGTTCGGTCTCGTACCCGCTGTCGGTGGACGGCATGACCGTCACCTCTTCCATGGCGTTGCCGGGCGACGCGCGCCATGGCCGCACGGAGCGTAGGCACCTGCGTCCGCCTCGCGGCATGGGATCGATCCGGGCGGACGCCCGGACCGACCGCGAGGAGCTCAGGCGGCAACGTTCGGGGCTGCGGCCTTGCCCTTGCTGATCGCGTCCTCGTAGGCCTTGGCCTTGGGGGCGTCTGCGAGCGGGATCAGCAAGGGCAAGGCCGGGTTGGAGTGCGCCGTGGTGAGTTCGGGAACGATGAAGTCGATTTCCATGCCCACCAGATCCGCCAGGACCGCCTGTAGGTAGTTCTGAACGCACTCATAGCCCTTACACGGGGTGCCGGGGCCGTAGGCACCGCCGCGGCTGGCCACGACGAACACCGGGGTGCCCTTGATCGGGGAATCCTCAACGAACGCGGTGCGGCCCACGATCGTGACCTGATCGACCCACGCCTTCAGGGTGGAAGGGATCGTCAGGTTGTACATCGGGGCGCCG
This DNA window, taken from Nocardiopsis exhalans, encodes the following:
- a CDS encoding FMN-dependent NADH-azoreductase, which encodes MRTCDRRIRSRSVTAAFRKAWQDQHPDGSVIYRDLAADPVPHLDAVTASTSYTDPADHTPAQVEAYAPRLELIKELEYADAVLIGAPMYNLTIPSTLKAWVDQVTIVGRTAFVEDSPIKGTPVFVVASRGGAYGPGTPCKGYECVQNYLQAVLADLVGMEIDFIVPELTTAHSNPALPLLIPLADAPKAKAYEDAISKGKAAAPNVAA